The genomic segment CATAAACATTTTTTCAGGATCTTTTCAATAAACTATTTATTTTCGAGTAATTCTTAGATTTCATGAGGAATGAAAGGAGCCTTCCGATGCTCGCCCTGAAAATCGTTTTCTCCATCCTCTTTTTGCTCGTTTCTTCGAATCTTAGCGCCTATTGCGAACCATACAAACTCGCCATTCCCCTCGGTCTGACTGAACCGGCGATCCCTGAAAACAATCCCATGACCGTGGAGAAGATCGCCTTGGGGAAAAAGCTCTATTTTGACAAAAGGCTTTCCGCGGACGATACCGTGGCCTGTTCCAACTGCCATGACCCCAAACTCGGGTTTGCCGATGCCTTGCCGACATCGGCAGGCATACGCGGACAGTTCGGCCCACGCAACGCCCCCACGGTCCTGAACTCGGCCTTTTACGACCTTCAATTCTGGGACGGGCGCGTCCCTTCTCTTGAGGATCAGGCCAAGGGGCCGATCATCAACCCCGTGGAGATGGGGATGGCTTCGCACGACGATCTGGTGAAAAAACTGAAGGGGATCCCCGAATATGTGAAGGACTTTCAGGCGGTCTTCGGGGCAGAGATCACCATCGACCGGATCGTTCAGGCCATCGCCGCCTTTGAAAGGACCCTGATCTCCGGCAACTCCCCATTCGACCGGTTCTTCTACAACAGCGAATCCGATGCCATCAGCGAGCCGGCAAAAAAGGGGCTCCTGGTCTTCCGGGGCAAAGGCCGGTGTCTCAACTGTCACGACTTCAACCCCATCTATGCGCTCTTCACGGACAACAAGTTCCACAATATCGGGGTCGGCATGGACAAGGCCGAACCTGATCCGGGCAGATTCAAGGTCACCGGCAATTCCGCTGACCAAGGGGCCTTCAAGACCTCCACGCTTCGCAATATCGCGCTGACGGCGCCCTATATGCACGACGGAAGCCAGAAGACCCTTGAGGAGGTGGTGGAGTTTTACAATCAAGGCGGCCATAAAAATCCTTATCTTGACGGGGGAATCGTCCCCTTGAATCTCACCGATCAGGAAAAGAAGGATCTCGTGGAATTTTTGAAATCTCTCACTGGAGAATTGCCGAAGCTTTAACCGTCTTTATACAGGAGGTGCCGCATGGATTCGAACAAAAAAAACGGAATGACCCGGAGAGAACTTTTGAGAACCGGAACGGGCGCCGCAGCCGTGACACTGCTGGCGGGGATCTCGCCTTTCGGACTGGTCAGGGCGGCCTTCGGAGAAGAGAAAGCAGAGCCCTTCACCTTTGCCTATCTTTCAGATGCCCACTTGTATGTGAAAAACATCAACCAGAAGTTCGTGGATGCCTTGGTTAAGGGGGTGCAGAATGTCAACGACATGAACCCGGCCCCGGATTTCGTCTTCTTCGGCGGGGATTTGGCCCAGCTCGGCCACCCCGACGAGCTCAAGCTCGGGAAAGAAATCCTTTCCGATCTCAAACCCAAGCTCCATATCATGGTCGGGGAGCACGACTGGTACCGAGATATGGGAGAGACCTGGAAGACACTCTTCGGACCGGACCGATATTCCTTTGACCATAAGGGGATTCACTTCGTGGTCTTGAACAGCGTGATCGTCAAGGACTATTGGACACCGAACAAGATGACGCCGGAGCAGAGGATGCTGGCCATGGCCCAGTTGGACAATCCCAAGGGCGAGGCCTTCACCGTAGGCGAAGAACAGCGTGATTGGCTGCAAACGGATCTAAAGAAGG from the Nitrospirae bacterium CG2_30_53_67 genome contains:
- a CDS encoding serine/threonine protein phosphatase, with the translated sequence MRTGTGAAAVTLLAGISPFGLVRAAFGEEKAEPFTFAYLSDAHLYVKNINQKFVDALVKGVQNVNDMNPAPDFVFFGGDLAQLGHPDELKLGKEILSDLKPKLHIMVGEHDWYRDMGETWKTLFGPDRYSFDHKGIHFVVLNSVIVKDYWTPNKMTPEQRMLAMAQLDNPKGEAFTVGEEQRDWLQTDLKKVKSETPVVVFSHSPLYKLYRPWNFWTDDAEEVRKLLSRFKTVTVFHGHTHQVLTNRIGNITFHGFLSTSWPWPYAPKGTPELTLQMDRPDPFFSTDGCGWGIIDMLGSGQADKTYEPWNRSPMKVTYEEIASGKWPPAYPQGSSGPSY